CCCCGCTACAACGATGGCGGCGCGCTGGACGTGTCCCGCTCGACCTCGCTGGTGCAAGACTGGAACCGTCAGAGGGCAACGGTCAACGAAGCATTCGCCGAGGTCGAGCATCGCTTTGACGGCGACTGGAGGGCCAAGGTTTCCTACAACCACACCGAGGGCGAGCTCGACCAGAAGGTGGCGATTCCACGCGGGGCCGTGGACCGTGCCACGGGCACCGGAACCCGCTTCTATAGCCTCTACTTCAAGGACCTGAAGGTTGTCAGCGATGGGATCGATGCCAACGTCACCGGCAGCTTCGCGGCATTCGGCGGCACGCACCAGATCCTGGTAGGCGCCAACGCATCGAGACAGCGCGTGAAGAACAATAGCGCATCGCTCGACGACGGCACCGCCATCAACGTGTTCAACCCGAATCACGGCGCCATTCCGGACCCCATGCGCCCGGGATGGAGCAGCGAGGAGGATTCCCGGGACCGGCGCTACGGCATCTACGCCAGCGCGCGCCTGCAACTGGCCGAGCCCTTGCACATGCTGCTTGGCGCACGGCTGAGCTGGCTGGACTACCGCGCGTCGGAGCGCCTGAGCGCAAGCCAGCTGCGCGACGACAAGGTGGATCATCAGCTCACGCCCTACGCGGGGGTGGTGTATGACCTGAACAAGCAATGGTCGCTGTACGCCAGCTATGCAGACACCTTCCAGCCGCAGAGCCAGTACCGGAGCGTCTCCGGCGATACGTTGAAGCCGGCGATCGGCGCCAACTACGAGGCGGGTGTGAAAGGCGAACTGTACAACGGTCGCCTCAACGTTTCGGCAGCGGTGTTCAGCGTCAGGAAGAACAACATTGCCGTGTCCGACGCGGCCAACTATGGCAACTGCCCTGGCACCTCCGCCGACGCAGAGTGCTTCCGCAATGGCAGCACGCTGCGCAGCAAGGGCTTCGAGGCCGAGGCCAGCGGCGAGATCCTTCCCGGCTGGCAGGTGGCCGCAGGCTACACCTATGTGACCAGCCGCAACGACGAAGGCGGCAGCATCAACGCCGAGACCCCCCGCCATCTGCTGCGCGCCTCCACCACCTATCGCCTGCCGGGGCCGTGGAATGCCTGGACCATCGGCGGCGGCGTATCGGCGCAGACCGGCTACTCGTACTTCGCGGGCGATGACCCCGAGGTGCGTATGGGCGAAGGCGCGCGCGCGGTGTGGGACCTGCGTGCCGCTTATCGCATCAACCGCCACTGGACAGCCGCGCTGAACGTGGCCAACCTGTTCGACAAGCGCTATTACGCCATGCTGGGCGAGCTGCGGCGTGGCAACTACTACGGCGAGCCGCGCAACGTGACACTGACCTTGCGCGGGTCGTTCTGATCTTGCCCGCCGATCCTGCATGCTCGTGACATGAAAGACAGTTTTCGCCAGCGCATGGCATGGCTTCATACCTGGTGCGGCCTGGCCTGCGGCTGGCTGCTCTGCGCCATTTTCCTGACCGGCACGCTGAGTGTGTTTCGCGAACCGATTACGCGCTGGATGCAGGCGCAGCCGGCATTGCCCGCCAGCACGGAGGCGATCGTGCTCACGCAAGCCGAGGTGCTCCAGCGCGCGGCGCGCTACCTTGCCGCGACCGCGCCGGATGCCAGCCTCTGGGGCATGGATATGCCCCGGCACGAAGGCGACGCGATCCATCTGTGGCAAGCCGGGAGCAGATCGCCCGCCATTCGGCAAGCCGCGATGGACCCGCGCACCGGCACGCTGCTGCCGGTGCCCTGGGGCCGGCACACGGAAGGCGGCCGGCATTTCATGGCTTTCCACTATTCGCTGGAAGCCGGCCTGGCGGGCTTCTGGGTGGTCGGGGCGATGGCAATGGGCATGCTGGTGGCGCTCGTATCCGGCGTTGTCGTGCACAAGCGCATCTTCCAGGACTTCTTTACCTTCCGTCCCGGCAAGGGGCAGCGCTCCTGGCTCGATGCGCACAACGCCACGGCCGTGCTGGCGCTGCCCTTCCTGTTCATGATCGTCTACACCGGCCTCGCCATCTTCTATACGAGCTATGTGCCATTGCCGCTGCATGCAGCCTACGGATGGGATGACAATGCGTTCAGCCAATTCCAGGGCGAGTTATCGCCCAAAACGCCGTTGCTGCGCCCCCGCACGGGAAAGGCAGCCGCAATGCACGACCTTGCACCTTTGCTGCGGCAGGCGCGGGCACTAACGGGCAGCCCAGCGAGCCGCCTCATCGTCGAACGCCCCGCAGACACCAGCATGGTAATCAAGATCCTGGGGCGCACGCCCGACACCGGAACCTCCCGCCGCATTCTCAACGAGGCCGGCAGCGTCACCTTTGATGGCGTCACCGGCGCCGTGCTCGACGTAAAGCGGTCCGATCCAGCCGATGCGCACTCGGCGAAGGACATTCACCGCGTCATGGAGCAGTTGCACCTGGTGGGCTTCGGTGGATGGACGATGAAGTGGCTGTATTTCTTCAGTGGCCTGTCTGGTACGGCCATGATGGCCACCGGCACCCTCCTCTTCACCATCAAGAGACGCAAGAAGAGCGAGCATGAGTTCGGCACCTTCACCGCACGCGTCTATCGCTGCATCGAGGCATTGAACGTCGCGGCCATCGCCGGCCTCTGCATTGCCTGCATCGCCTACCTGTACGGCAACCGGTTGATCCCCGCCGACCTGCCCGACCGCGCCACGTGGGAGATCCGCATCTTCTTTTACGCCTGGCTGGCAACGCTGCTGCACGCCACGGTCCGGCCGCCAGTCCGGGCCTGGATGGCGCAATTGTCGGCAGGCGCGCTGCTCTGCCTCGGCTTGCCATTACTCAACGCGCTGAGCACCGCGGAGCAGGCCTGGACCTACGCCTCGCGGGCGGACTGGGAGCGTGCGGGCGTGGAACTGACGGTGATCGGCTTCGGCCTTGCGCTCGCATTTTCGGCCTGGCAAGTCCGGCGCGGCTGGTCGGGGCGGGCAACGCCGGCGGTGAAGACATGAGCAGCAAGCCCACCCAGGCCGTATCGGCGCGCTACCGCTGGATGGTCGCCTGCCAGGTGCTGGCAGCGACGCTCGGCGGCTACGCGCTGGCCTCGTTGTTCGCGGCTATGCTGGCGCTGGCGCTGCCGGTCGTCGCCGGCGTTTCACGCGCGGCCAGCGTGCTCGTGGCCACGCTGCTTGCCTTTGCGTTTTACACGGCGGTGGCGATCTGGGTGTTCAGCACGCGCAGCGCCATGCGAGCGTGGGCCGGGCTGGTCATCGGCGCTGCCGTGTTCGGCGTAGTGTTCATCGCCTTGCGGGGCGCAGCATGACCGCGCGGTTCGTGGCGCAAGCCCGCACGCGCAGTTGCGAAACTACATCTACGGCAAGTCATCCTGACACTCTCGCTGTTTTCACCTATATTCAGGGACACAGTCCGACGTCTGAAGCCGGAACGTTAGGTGCCGACGTTTCATGCCCCGCGCGATGCCGCGAGGATTTCCGCACGAGGAACCATGTTCCCGGATCCGTAAAGGAATCACGATGAATCGCCGCAACGTTCTGGTTCTCGCCGCAACATCGGTCGCCGGTCTGCACGCTGCGGGCGCAAGCGCACAGCAGTCCTCCGGCATTGAAGCGATCAAGGCCGCCAACCAGGCTTTCTATGCCGCCCTCTCCGCGAGGGACACCAAGGCAATGGTGGCCCTGTGGGCTAACAAACCCTATGTTGTCAATATCGGGCCCCGAAGCAAGACCGTAGCCGTCGGATACGCAGATGCCGTGTCCGGGTACTGGCCAGCCGCCTTTGATGCCTTCTCCGAGATGGCGGTGTCGCCTGCATCGATCGATCAAGTCCAGACCGACGGAAAACTGGCCTGGGTCATCGGCACCGAGAGCGCCGTGCTCCAACCCAGGGCCGGCGGCGAAGCGCTGAAGTTCGAGACTTTCTTTACGAATATCTTTGAGAAAAACGGTAGCCGGTGGTTGTTGGTTTCTCACCATGCGCAGGTGATTCCGAAATAACGGGCTGCCGTTGGGAAACTGGACCAAGAAGCAGTTTCAAGATGAAGCGAAGCGGTTCTGGCCGGGCGCGCGGCCGCAGACATTACAACTGGTACGGCCGAGGCCGCGCAATGACGCCAGGATCTTTTTGAAATGACCTCTAGATCGTCCGATATCTCCCGATAGACGAGCCCAGCACCATCGACAGCGCGAGCAAAACGGTCGCGACACTGATTGTCAGTGGCGGCAGCCGGCACGCCCTGAGCGTCATTCTCGCAAGCCTTGTCACGCGGCGCGATCTGGTTGCCGTGTCATCCCTGACCTACCCCGGTTTCAAGCGCGCTGCAAAACTGCTGGGCATTCCCCTGGCCAGCGTTCCGATCGACGCCGACGGCATCATGCCGGACGCGCTCGACGCGGTTTGCCGCAAACACGCAGGCCGGGTGCGCATCGTCTACACCATGCCCACGGTTCACAGCCCCACCGGGAGCGTGATGCCGCTCGCATGGGGACGCCACAGTCTATACTTGGCGTTTGGCAGCCAAGCTGCTTTCACGATGCTGCAGGGCCATGAAGACAAAGATCATTCTGTTGCGCGGTGTAACGCCGACGGGAAAGAACAAGGTGCTCATGGCACCGCTGCGCGCTGCGCTGGAAGAAGCGGGGCTCGCCAACGTGAGAACCTACATCCAGAGTGGCAATGTCATTGCATCGACGAATCTGAACCAGTCCGCCATCGAGGACCTGGTTCACGATGTCATCAAGGAACGGTTTGGTGGCGATATCAAAGTCCTGGCAAGGTCGGCACCGTACTTCAACGAGGCGATGGACAACAACCCGTTCAAGGGCGCCGATCCCGCAAAGCTCTATTTCACGCTGCTGTCAGCCGGGCCTGAAGATGCGTTGCTCGGCGCGTTCCATGCACTTGGACATGCGCCAGACCAGGTACAAGTGGTCGGCGACATGGCGTATGTGTTATGCGCCACGAAATACAGCGACCTGAAGGCCAACAACAATTTCATCGAGAGAAAGCTCAAGGTGGCCGCGACGACCCGTAATTTCAATACGATCTCGAAGCTCATTGCGCTCGGTGCTATCGGCTGACGGCGTTCTTGCTGAATTTTCTTTGAAACGATCTCAATATGAAAAGAACACTACTGCTGCCGATCTGCGCAGCGCTCATCGTCCAGATTTATGGTTGCGGAGAGAAAGCCAAAGTCGAGGCAAATCCCGCGCCTTCCAGCGTCGCCCAGCAGCCTGCTGCAACGCTGTCGATCGAGTCCGTGGCAAGTAACACGCACGGTTTCAATGCCGGCAATGTGCTCAGCGCCAGGAAGATCTATATCTTCTTTGATCCGCAGTGCCCCCATTGCGGTGAGCTCTGGAAGGCAGCGAAGCCACTGCTGTCGTCCGCGCACTTCATCTGGATCCCGGTCGGACTGCTGACCCCGGAAAAATCCGCGCTGCAGAGCGCCTACCTGCTCGGTAGCCAGAACGCTGTCAGGGACATGGACAATCATGAAGCCTTGCTCGACGCGCGCAAGGGTGGGCTTGAGGTCTCCGCCGCACAGACCCCGGAAAATGCCGTGAGCCAGGTCAAGGCCAACACCGAGTACTTTCTACGCTTGAAGCTGGACAGCGTGCCATTTGCCGTTTATCAGGGCCCTGGGGGCGAGATGTTGACGTTCTCGGGAGCGCTGACTACCGAGGCACTCAAAGAGCGGCTCGGCATATAGTCAGCCGTTGTTTCCCAGCCTGGCAAACTACCTGAACGTGATGGCGTGAGCGCTGCACGATTTCACCCAATGAACCTGAGAACGGACAAGACCATGTGGAAGCACCCCGTACGCCAAACCCTTGCCGCATTCGCGGCCACCCTGGCGTTACCCGCACTGGCCGGTATCGTGACGGGCACGGCGACCTATCGCGAGCGTATCGCGCTGCCTCCCGATGCCGTGTTCGAAGTCACGCTGCAAGATGTGTCGCGCGCGGGCGCGCCAGCCCTGGTTATCGACCGGTCCACGCTGGATCCGGCGGGGCAGCCGCCCTTCCATTTCGGGGTTGCCTACCAGGACCAGGCGATCGAGCCTGACCATCGCTATGCCGTGCGAGCGGTGATCCGGCAGCATGGCCGGTTGCTGTTCACCACCGACACGCATGTCCCGGCGCTGGACGGCAACAACGCGCCGCTCCAGTTGCAACTGGTATCGGCTTCCAGGGGCGAGGAGAAGCCGTCAGAAAAGCCAGCTGCACAGGTGCCTGACAGCCCGTTGCGCGGGACCTACTGGAAGCTCACGCGGCTGGGCGATGCGCCGGTCAGCGTGGCGGAGCGCCAGCGCGAACCGCACCTGATCCTCGCCACGCACGAAGCGCGGCTGTCAGGCAATGGCGGCTGTAACAGCCTGATGGGCGGCTATGAAGCCGATGGCGACCGGCTTCGCTTCAAGGGCCTGGCAGGCACCATGATGGCCTGCGCGCAGGGCATGGCCCAGGAAACGCAGTTTCTGCACGCACTGGAAACGGTACGGCGCTATCGCATTGCGGGCCGCCAACTCGACCTGCTCGGCGCAGACAATGCCGTGGTGGCGAGCTTCGAGTCTGTAGCGCTGCGGT
The Cupriavidus basilensis DNA segment above includes these coding regions:
- a CDS encoding YbaY family lipoprotein, with amino-acid sequence MNLRTDKTMWKHPVRQTLAAFAATLALPALAGIVTGTATYRERIALPPDAVFEVTLQDVSRAGAPALVIDRSTLDPAGQPPFHFGVAYQDQAIEPDHRYAVRAVIRQHGRLLFTTDTHVPALDGNNAPLQLQLVSASRGEEKPSEKPAAQVPDSPLRGTYWKLTRLGDAPVSVAERQREPHLILATHEARLSGNGGCNSLMGGYEADGDRLRFKGLAGTMMACAQGMAQETQFLHALETVRRYRIAGRQLDLLGADNAVVASFESVALR
- a CDS encoding DUF3649 domain-containing protein → MSSKPTQAVSARYRWMVACQVLAATLGGYALASLFAAMLALALPVVAGVSRAASVLVATLLAFAFYTAVAIWVFSTRSAMRAWAGLVIGAAVFGVVFIALRGAA
- a CDS encoding DUF1697 domain-containing protein, producing MKTKIILLRGVTPTGKNKVLMAPLRAALEEAGLANVRTYIQSGNVIASTNLNQSAIEDLVHDVIKERFGGDIKVLARSAPYFNEAMDNNPFKGADPAKLYFTLLSAGPEDALLGAFHALGHAPDQVQVVGDMAYVLCATKYSDLKANNNFIERKLKVAATTRNFNTISKLIALGAIG
- a CDS encoding nuclear transport factor 2 family protein; translation: MNRRNVLVLAATSVAGLHAAGASAQQSSGIEAIKAANQAFYAALSARDTKAMVALWANKPYVVNIGPRSKTVAVGYADAVSGYWPAAFDAFSEMAVSPASIDQVQTDGKLAWVIGTESAVLQPRAGGEALKFETFFTNIFEKNGSRWLLVSHHAQVIPK
- a CDS encoding PepSY-associated TM helix domain-containing protein — its product is MKDSFRQRMAWLHTWCGLACGWLLCAIFLTGTLSVFREPITRWMQAQPALPASTEAIVLTQAEVLQRAARYLAATAPDASLWGMDMPRHEGDAIHLWQAGSRSPAIRQAAMDPRTGTLLPVPWGRHTEGGRHFMAFHYSLEAGLAGFWVVGAMAMGMLVALVSGVVVHKRIFQDFFTFRPGKGQRSWLDAHNATAVLALPFLFMIVYTGLAIFYTSYVPLPLHAAYGWDDNAFSQFQGELSPKTPLLRPRTGKAAAMHDLAPLLRQARALTGSPASRLIVERPADTSMVIKILGRTPDTGTSRRILNEAGSVTFDGVTGAVLDVKRSDPADAHSAKDIHRVMEQLHLVGFGGWTMKWLYFFSGLSGTAMMATGTLLFTIKRRKKSEHEFGTFTARVYRCIEALNVAAIAGLCIACIAYLYGNRLIPADLPDRATWEIRIFFYAWLATLLHATVRPPVRAWMAQLSAGALLCLGLPLLNALSTAEQAWTYASRADWERAGVELTVIGFGLALAFSAWQVRRGWSGRATPAVKT
- a CDS encoding DsbC family protein codes for the protein MKRTLLLPICAALIVQIYGCGEKAKVEANPAPSSVAQQPAATLSIESVASNTHGFNAGNVLSARKIYIFFDPQCPHCGELWKAAKPLLSSAHFIWIPVGLLTPEKSALQSAYLLGSQNAVRDMDNHEALLDARKGGLEVSAAQTPENAVSQVKANTEYFLRLKLDSVPFAVYQGPGGEMLTFSGALTTEALKERLGI
- a CDS encoding TonB-dependent siderophore receptor, translated to MSATPFALAPLALAAFLALGAPYAAHAQSTGSAGTPVEISITAQPLAQALTELARQARITLVATPALLAGKTAPAVTGRLTTRQALERLLAGSGLSADIDGTAVTIQRTAQPASDGHATLPAVTVSAQVERSAMTELTGSYTSPALTIGKMTQSIRETPQSVSVVTRQQMDDKNLTSLDQVLAQSTGVTRSQRNFGDHKFTIRGFAVDNDNYMIDGVSGTLYSSTGWLPLDTAILDRVEVLRGAGGLIVGASDPSGAVNLVRKRPRTERHFDVTASVGSWSNYRTEIDTGGPLNAEGTIRARMVAAYEDRKYFYDVTHSRQPLFYGVIDADLGRDTTLTLGVRHQQKTADGFWLFGLPRYNDGGALDVSRSTSLVQDWNRQRATVNEAFAEVEHRFDGDWRAKVSYNHTEGELDQKVAIPRGAVDRATGTGTRFYSLYFKDLKVVSDGIDANVTGSFAAFGGTHQILVGANASRQRVKNNSASLDDGTAINVFNPNHGAIPDPMRPGWSSEEDSRDRRYGIYASARLQLAEPLHMLLGARLSWLDYRASERLSASQLRDDKVDHQLTPYAGVVYDLNKQWSLYASYADTFQPQSQYRSVSGDTLKPAIGANYEAGVKGELYNGRLNVSAAVFSVRKNNIAVSDAANYGNCPGTSADAECFRNGSTLRSKGFEAEASGEILPGWQVAAGYTYVTSRNDEGGSINAETPRHLLRASTTYRLPGPWNAWTIGGGVSAQTGYSYFAGDDPEVRMGEGARAVWDLRAAYRINRHWTAALNVANLFDKRYYAMLGELRRGNYYGEPRNVTLTLRGSF